One region of Deinococcus seoulensis genomic DNA includes:
- the ygfZ gene encoding CAF17-like 4Fe-4S cluster assembly/insertion protein YgfZ, with amino-acid sequence MWTRIPSSSLRVTGADRVDFVHGQMTNDLRGAPTPGVVACAFLNVRGQIEQFARAYRRADDVYLHLDAGQAPALEARLKRYVIFDQVEIQDVSEQLRTVHVWHEGTLPGWDVAGGAAQTLELGGGTVLGGRVNRTGTAGVDLHYLVRHEEAVLSALTGLEVPLADLDAARVRAGIPDVIRDALTGTLPPEIGLDVGGPLPAISYRKGCYVGQEIMARLEARGNARHGLARLLGPQEWPAGAEVTADGKVVGQAGLYAAGGSVARLRKELVDGAAVLVDGVPAQVMLAAPVT; translated from the coding sequence ATGTGGACCCGGATTCCTTCGAGCAGTCTGCGCGTGACCGGCGCGGACCGCGTTGATTTCGTGCATGGGCAGATGACCAACGACCTGCGGGGCGCGCCGACGCCGGGCGTGGTGGCGTGCGCGTTCCTGAACGTGCGCGGGCAGATCGAGCAGTTCGCCCGTGCGTACCGCCGCGCCGACGACGTGTACCTGCACCTGGATGCCGGGCAGGCACCGGCGCTGGAGGCCCGTCTGAAACGGTACGTGATCTTCGATCAGGTGGAGATTCAGGATGTCAGTGAGCAGCTGCGGACCGTACACGTCTGGCACGAGGGGACGCTGCCCGGCTGGGACGTGGCGGGCGGCGCGGCGCAGACTTTAGAGCTGGGCGGCGGGACGGTCCTGGGTGGCCGCGTGAACCGGACGGGCACGGCGGGCGTGGACCTGCATTACCTCGTGCGGCACGAGGAGGCGGTCCTCTCGGCCCTGACTGGCCTGGAGGTGCCGCTGGCCGATCTGGACGCCGCGCGGGTCCGGGCCGGGATTCCGGATGTCATCCGGGACGCGCTGACCGGCACCCTGCCGCCCGAGATCGGGCTGGACGTGGGCGGCCCGCTGCCCGCCATCAGTTACCGCAAGGGCTGTTACGTGGGCCAGGAGATCATGGCGCGGCTGGAGGCGCGCGGGAACGCCCGTCACGGGCTGGCGCGGCTGCTGGGGCCGCAGGAGTGGCCTGCCGGGGCCGAGGTGACCGCTGACGGCAAGGTCGTGGGACAGGCGGGTCTGTACGCGGCCGGCGGTAGCGTGGCGCGGCTGCGCAAGGAACTCGTGGACGGCGCGGCCGTGCTGGTGGACGGCGTGCCCGCCCAGGTCATGCTGGCCGCCCCGGTCACCTGA
- the hemA gene encoding glutamyl-tRNA reductase, translating to MTLACPTAQAFLARPGAPLPGQLDIAVVGLNHQTAPVEIRERAAVRAGEEGALLSHLARHAQEVMLLSTCNRTEVYMAGLTGDPLAAFEGAWGHALGGHLYCHQGEAAVTHLYRVAAGLDSLVIGETQIQGQVKRAWMDARERGLTGTLLNKVAQGALAAGKRVRFETGMSDKVVSVSSAAVELAQAALGGLAGRTALILGAGETAELTLTHLRAAGVQDVIVVNRTAERARQLADKVGGRACAAEYLHEVLPEADVLIASSGAPHYVLHGEGVAEALRQRPGRPMFLIDISVPRILDPDIAGVPGAHLRNLDDLTGIVARNMESRRAALPQAGAIIRDAAADLSRWHLTRQARQRERELALASD from the coding sequence ATGACCCTCGCCTGCCCCACCGCCCAGGCCTTCCTCGCCCGGCCCGGCGCGCCCCTGCCCGGCCAGCTGGACATCGCCGTCGTCGGCCTGAACCACCAGACGGCCCCCGTCGAGATCCGCGAACGCGCCGCCGTCCGCGCCGGCGAGGAGGGCGCGCTGCTCTCTCACCTCGCCCGCCACGCGCAGGAAGTCATGCTGCTCTCCACCTGCAACCGCACCGAGGTGTACATGGCGGGCCTGACCGGCGACCCCCTCGCCGCCTTCGAGGGCGCCTGGGGGCACGCGCTGGGCGGGCACCTGTACTGCCACCAGGGCGAGGCGGCCGTCACGCACCTGTACCGCGTCGCGGCGGGCCTCGACAGCCTCGTCATCGGCGAGACGCAGATCCAGGGGCAGGTCAAACGCGCCTGGATGGACGCCCGCGAACGCGGCCTGACCGGCACCCTCCTGAACAAGGTCGCGCAGGGCGCCCTGGCCGCCGGGAAACGCGTGCGCTTCGAGACCGGCATGAGCGACAAGGTCGTGTCCGTCTCCAGCGCCGCCGTCGAACTCGCGCAGGCCGCCCTCGGGGGCCTCGCCGGACGCACCGCCCTGATCCTCGGGGCAGGGGAGACCGCCGAACTGACCCTCACGCACCTGCGGGCCGCCGGGGTGCAGGACGTGATCGTCGTCAACCGCACCGCCGAACGCGCCCGCCAGCTGGCCGACAAGGTCGGGGGCCGCGCCTGCGCCGCCGAGTACCTGCACGAGGTGCTGCCCGAGGCGGACGTGCTGATCGCCAGCAGCGGCGCCCCCCACTACGTCCTGCACGGCGAGGGCGTCGCCGAGGCCCTGCGGCAGCGTCCGGGCCGCCCGATGTTCCTGATCGACATCAGCGTACCCCGCATCCTCGACCCGGACATCGCGGGTGTGCCCGGCGCGCACCTGCGCAACCTCGACGACCTGACCGGCATCGTCGCCCGCAACATGGAGAGCCGCCGCGCCGCACTCCCGCAGGCCGGCGCGATCATCCGCGACGCCGCCGCCGACCTGAGCCGCTGGCACCTGACCCGGCAGGCCCGGCAACGCGAACGCGAACTGGCCCTCGCCAGCGACTGA
- a CDS encoding precorrin-2 dehydrogenase/sirohydrochlorin ferrochelatase family protein, which translates to MSLLPAFLDLHGARAVVVGGGAVALRRTRTLLDAGLHVQVIAPDRCAELAALTADWQPRAYRSGDLRGAALVVAATSHAGVNAQVVRDARDLGLLVNDASDATRGNLRFPAVAEQAGVQVAVSTGRELPMLAQALTERTRDLLPTPEQLGTWTGQREAALTLPEPQRQAALGALRRDIRRAVGVPA; encoded by the coding sequence ATGAGTCTGCTTCCCGCCTTCCTCGACCTGCACGGTGCGCGCGCCGTCGTGGTCGGCGGAGGCGCCGTCGCCCTGCGCCGCACCCGCACCCTGCTGGACGCCGGACTGCACGTGCAGGTCATCGCCCCGGACCGCTGCGCCGAACTGGCTGCCCTGACCGCCGACTGGCAGCCGCGCGCGTACCGCAGTGGCGACCTGCGCGGCGCGGCCCTCGTCGTGGCTGCCACCAGTCACGCCGGCGTGAACGCCCAGGTCGTCCGCGACGCGCGGGACCTCGGGCTGCTCGTCAACGATGCCAGCGACGCCACGCGTGGCAACCTGCGCTTCCCGGCCGTGGCGGAACAGGCGGGCGTGCAGGTCGCCGTCAGCACCGGCCGGGAACTGCCCATGCTGGCGCAGGCGCTGACCGAACGCACCCGCGACCTGCTGCCCACCCCCGAACAGCTCGGCACCTGGACCGGGCAGCGCGAGGCGGCCCTCACCCTTCCCGAACCGCAGAGACAGGCGGCCCTCGGCGCCCTGCGCCGGGACATCCGCCGCGCCGTAGGAGTACCCGCATGA
- the cobA gene encoding uroporphyrinogen-III C-methyltransferase codes for MTDAPAASPAAPSRAFVSLIGAGPGDPGLLTVRGMQALMEADVVLFDYLANPDLLRYAPDAHTIYVGKKGFSEYISQEQINALIVAQAQANGGQRVARLKGGDVFVFGRGGEEAEACALAGVPFEIVPGVSSAIAAPAYAGIPVTHREVARSFAVLTGNTQEGGAHYERLSGVDTLVLLMGVRNLHQIAADLIAAGRDPQTPAATVQWGSTPRQRTVTGTLATIADVVREAGLEAPAVTVVGKVVRLRDSLQWFDTRPGFGGPLTGQTVAVTRTRGGASGLGDLLRARGAGVLEVPLIEFAPTAHPDALHARLRDLSGVQWLLLTSNHAVTTLIGHLHALGLDTRHLAGVKLAAVGPSTARSLEAVGLRADFVPGTPGARHLGAELPAAPGDTLLHLTSQLAEDDLQRALEARGLTYDRAELYRTEPARPDSLSMDRLRGAAVVTLASGSAARHLAALVGTDLRVAVMGPQTADAAREAGFTDITVAHTASLDALADAAEQAVAAAAVTD; via the coding sequence ATGACCGACGCTCCCGCCGCTTCCCCCGCCGCACCGTCCCGCGCTTTCGTGTCCCTGATCGGGGCGGGTCCCGGCGATCCGGGCCTGCTGACCGTGCGCGGCATGCAGGCGCTCATGGAGGCGGACGTGGTGCTGTTCGACTACCTCGCCAACCCGGACCTGCTGCGCTACGCGCCGGACGCGCACACCATCTACGTGGGCAAGAAGGGCTTTTCCGAGTACATCAGCCAGGAGCAGATCAACGCGCTGATCGTGGCACAGGCGCAGGCGAACGGCGGGCAGCGCGTGGCCCGGCTGAAGGGCGGTGACGTGTTCGTGTTCGGGCGTGGCGGCGAGGAAGCTGAGGCCTGCGCCCTGGCCGGCGTGCCGTTCGAGATCGTGCCCGGCGTGAGCAGCGCCATCGCCGCGCCCGCCTACGCCGGGATTCCCGTCACGCACCGCGAGGTCGCCCGGTCCTTCGCCGTCCTGACCGGCAACACGCAGGAGGGCGGCGCTCACTACGAGCGGCTGTCCGGCGTGGACACCCTGGTCCTGCTGATGGGCGTACGCAACCTGCACCAGATCGCCGCCGACCTGATCGCCGCCGGGCGCGACCCGCAGACACCCGCCGCGACCGTCCAGTGGGGCAGCACGCCCCGCCAGCGGACCGTGACCGGCACCCTGGCCACCATTGCCGACGTGGTCCGCGAGGCTGGACTGGAAGCCCCGGCCGTGACGGTCGTGGGCAAGGTCGTGCGCCTGCGTGACAGCCTGCAATGGTTCGACACCCGCCCCGGCTTCGGCGGCCCGCTGACCGGACAGACGGTCGCCGTGACCCGCACGCGCGGCGGCGCCAGCGGCCTGGGCGACCTGCTGCGCGCACGCGGCGCGGGCGTACTGGAAGTCCCGCTGATCGAGTTCGCACCCACCGCGCACCCAGACGCGCTGCACGCCCGCCTGCGCGACCTGAGCGGCGTGCAGTGGCTCCTGCTGACCAGTAACCACGCCGTCACCACCCTGATCGGGCACCTGCACGCCCTGGGCCTGGACACCCGCCACCTCGCCGGGGTGAAACTCGCCGCTGTCGGCCCCAGCACCGCCCGCAGCCTCGAAGCGGTGGGCCTGCGCGCCGACTTCGTGCCCGGTACGCCCGGCGCCCGCCACCTGGGCGCCGAACTGCCCGCCGCGCCCGGCGACACGCTGCTGCACCTGACCTCGCAACTGGCCGAAGACGACCTGCAACGCGCCCTGGAAGCGCGCGGCCTGACCTACGACCGCGCGGAGCTGTACCGCACGGAACCCGCCCGGCCCGACAGCCTGTCCATGGACCGCCTGCGCGGCGCGGCGGTCGTGACCCTGGCGTCTGGCAGCGCCGCCCGGCACCTCGCGGCACTGGTCGGCACGGACCTGCGCGTGGCCGTCATGGGTCCCCAGACGGCCGACGCGGCGCGCGAGGCGGGCTTCACGGACATCACCGTCGCTCACACCGCCAGCCTGGACGCCCTGGCCGATGCGGCCGAGCAGGCCGTCGCCGCAGCCGCTGTTACCGACTGA
- a CDS encoding GNAT family N-acetyltransferase: MPLPAPPAPSTPAPSTPGPPSLPRLARAEAAAHTRYGQHPGGSVATFGPLVAVHDAPDSPLNSAWHDGSRPPTPQELTAFESFCAAHGQRPTLHLLSHAAPTLIPLLAEHGYTLAYVLHAYLHDLSELPPTPTLPAQPTTDADAWATVCAAGFGPGSEAIMRRVAQTPGTRLFLAGPPDGPGLGAAALSVTRFGAAGPDDQAGVAAALHGTSTRPDQRGRGAQTALLAARLHAAAQASADLTSVFVTPGTPSERNVLRAGFRLAGLRLTFARS; this comes from the coding sequence ATGCCTCTGCCCGCGCCGCCTGCCCCGTCCACGCCTGCCCCGTCCACGCCGGGACCGCCCAGCCTGCCCCGACTGGCCCGCGCGGAGGCCGCCGCGCACACCCGCTACGGCCAGCACCCCGGAGGGTCCGTGGCGACGTTCGGTCCGCTGGTGGCCGTGCACGACGCGCCGGACTCACCGTTGAACAGCGCGTGGCACGACGGCAGCCGCCCGCCCACCCCGCAGGAACTGACGGCGTTCGAGTCGTTCTGCGCCGCGCACGGGCAGCGGCCCACCCTGCACCTGCTGTCCCACGCCGCGCCGACCCTGATCCCGCTGCTGGCCGAGCATGGATACACGCTGGCATACGTGCTGCACGCCTACCTGCACGACCTGAGCGAGCTGCCCCCCACCCCGACCCTGCCCGCACAGCCCACCACCGACGCCGACGCCTGGGCCACCGTGTGCGCCGCGGGCTTCGGGCCGGGCAGCGAGGCCATCATGCGGCGGGTCGCGCAGACGCCCGGCACGCGCCTGTTCCTGGCTGGCCCGCCGGACGGGCCGGGCCTGGGCGCGGCCGCCCTGTCGGTCACTCGGTTCGGCGCGGCCGGACCCGATGATCAGGCGGGAGTGGCGGCCGCGCTGCACGGCACCTCCACCCGGCCAGACCAGCGGGGCCGCGGCGCACAGACGGCGCTGCTGGCCGCCCGCCTGCACGCCGCCGCGCAGGCCAGTGCGGACCTGACCAGCGTGTTCGTGACCCCCGGCACGCCCAGCGAACGCAATGTCCTGCGGGCCGGGTTCCGGCTGGCGGGCCTGCGCCTGACCTTCGCCCGCTCCTGA